The following is a genomic window from Flavobacterium crassostreae.
AGGCTCTATTGGCATCATCATGTTCCAAGAAAGGAATCAATGAAGCAGAAATAGAGGCAATTTGATTTGGTGCCACATCGGCATAATCTACTTTTTCTGGATCAATTACCGGGAAATCACCTTCCATACGCGCAATTACGTTTTCGGCAGTAATTTTACCAGAATTATCCATCTCAATATTTGCTTGCGAGATAAGCATCCCTTCTTCTTCTTCGGCGCTTAAGTAAACAGGGGTAGATTCTAAATCTACAACACCATTGGTTACTTTACGATAAGGTGTTTCAATGAAACCCATGCCGTTAACCTTAGCATAAACTCCAAGAGAAGAGATCAAACCAATGTTTGGCCCCTCTGGTGTTTCGATAGGACACAAACGTCCGTAGTGCGTATAGTGAACGTCACGAACCTCAAATCCAGCTCTTTCTCTTGAAAGTCCTCCTGGTCCAAGGGCAGATAATCTTCTCTTGTGCGTGATCTCTGCTAATGGATTGGTTTGATCCATAAACTGAGACAATTGGTTAGTACCAAAGAAAGAGTTGATAACCGATGATAATGTTTTGGCATTAATCAAATCAATTGGCGTAAAGACTTCGTTATCTCTAACGTTCATACGCTCTCTAATGGTTCTAGCCATACGCGCTAAACCAACACCAAATTGTTGTGACAATTGTTCTCCTACCGTTCTAACACGACGATTGGATAGGTGATCAATATCATCAATATCTGCTTTAGCATTGATCAATTCAATCAAATATTTAACTATAGTTATGATATCTTCTTTGGTAAGCACTTGCTTTTCCATCGGAATATCTAACTGTAATTTTTTATTCATTCTATATCGACCTACCTCTCCTAAGTTATAACGTTGGTCTGAGAAGAATAATTTATCAATAATTCCACGTGCAGTTTCCTCATCAGGCGGTTCTGCGTTACGCAATTGTCTATAAATATGCTCAACAGCTTCTTTCTCAGAATTGGTTGGATCTTTTTGTAACGTGTTATGAATGATGGCATAATCTGCTTGATTAGCATCTTCTTTATGTAACAAAATAGATTTAACGTTAGAATCAATGATTTCTTCTACATTATCTTTGTCAATAATGGTATCTCTATCAAGGATTATTTCGTTACGTTCGATAGAAACTACTTCACCAGTATCTTCATCCACAAAATCTTCGTGCCATGTATTTAAAACACGAGCAGCTAGTTTTCTACCGATATATTTTTTAAGTCCTGTTTTAGATACTTTAATTTCTTCTGCAAGGTCAAAAATTTCAAGGATATCCTTGTCTCTTTCAAAACCAATGGCACGAAATAAAGTAGTTACAGGTAATTTTTTCTTTCTATCAATATAAGCATACATTACGCTATTAATATCTGTAGAAAATTCTATCCAAGAACCCTTAAAAGGAATTACTCTAGCAGAATACAATTTTGTTCCATTTGCATGGAAAGACTGTCCAAAGAAAACCCCTGGAGATCTATGTAGTTGTGAAACAACAACACGTTCAGCACCATTGATAACAAAAGTACCACTTGGAGTCATATAAGGAATTGTACCAAGATATACGTCTTGAACAATCGTTTCAAAATCTTCGTGTTCTGGATCTGTACAATATAGCTTTAATCTTGCTTTTAAAGGCACACTATGGGTTAGACCTCTTTCTATACATTCTTGAATAGTATACCGTGGTGGGTCTACAAAGTAGTCAAGGAACTCCAATACAAAGTTGTTTCTTGTATCTGTAATTGGAAAGTTTTCCATGAAGGTATTATAAAGTCCTTCATTGCCTCTTTCATCAGATTTAGTTTCTAGTTGAAAAAAATCTTGAAAAGATTTAACCTGAACATCTAGAAAGTCTGGATAATTCGGGATATTTTTAGTAGAGGCAAAATTCAATCTTTCAGTCTGATTTGTTATCATCAATGGACAAAATTTTGATTATAAAAGTAATTTTTTGTGTACAAATAATTGCATTCATACGAAAATTTTACGCCGTTACATCTTTAAAAACCAATTTAGGATAACTACTTTCTTATTATCTGTTAATTTTTTTTCCTCGTAATGGGTAAAATGTATTAGGTTTAAAGGCTATTTTTGTTGCAAAACTAGATAGACTTTCTTTATACGAAAAATGGTTTAGGTCTTTGGGTGGTTAAACCCTAGACCTAAACCTTATTTCAAACTATGTTAGAATTATTTTAATTCAACAACAGCTCCAGCTTCTTCTAAAGATTTTTTAAGACCTTCAGCCTCTTCTTTAGAAACACCTTCTTTAACATTAGAAGGAGCGCTATCCACTACATCTTTAGCTTCTTTAAGACCTAAACCTGTAAGTTCTTTAACCATTTTCACAACTGCTAATTTAGAAGCTCCAGCTTCTTTCAATACCACTGTAAATTCTGTTTGAGCTTCTTCAGCAGCTTCTCCACCACCTGCAGAAACTACTACAGCTGCAGCAGCTGGCTCAATTCCGTACTCGTCTTTTAATATTGTTGCTAATTCATTAACTTCTTTTACAGTTAAGTTAACTAATTGTTCTGCGAATTGTTTCAAATCTGCCATTTTTTCTATCGTTTAAAATGATTTGTAAAATATATTTTGTTTATTGTGCGCGTTGTAAGTAACACCAACCAAAAATAATTTGGTTGCTATTATGCTTCTTCAGTTTCTTCTTGCTCTTGACCAGCAAACTTGTTTTGAAGTGCAGCGATAATTCTTTGAGCTGGTGATTGAAGCAATCCAATAAGCTCTCCAAGAAGTTCTTCTTTAGATTTAATGGTAGACAACATATCTAATTGATCGTCTCCAATATAAATTTCAGAATTCACATAAGCTCCTTTTAAAAGAGGTAAGTGAGATTTTTTACGGAAATCTTTAATTATCTTACCTGGTGCATTAGCAACCTCGGCTATAAAGATGGCACTATTTCCTGTTAAAATTGTAGGTAAATCACCATACTCATTTTCAGAAACCTCCATTGCTTTTGCAAGCAACGTGTTTTTAACTACTTCTAATTTGATCCCAGCCTTAAAACAAGCTCTTCTTAATTTTGAAGTTGTAT
Proteins encoded in this region:
- the rplL gene encoding 50S ribosomal protein L7/L12, yielding MADLKQFAEQLVNLTVKEVNELATILKDEYGIEPAAAAVVVSAGGGEAAEEAQTEFTVVLKEAGASKLAVVKMVKELTGLGLKEAKDVVDSAPSNVKEGVSKEEAEGLKKSLEEAGAVVELK
- the rpoB gene encoding DNA-directed RNA polymerase subunit beta; translated protein: MITNQTERLNFASTKNIPNYPDFLDVQVKSFQDFFQLETKSDERGNEGLYNTFMENFPITDTRNNFVLEFLDYFVDPPRYTIQECIERGLTHSVPLKARLKLYCTDPEHEDFETIVQDVYLGTIPYMTPSGTFVINGAERVVVSQLHRSPGVFFGQSFHANGTKLYSARVIPFKGSWIEFSTDINSVMYAYIDRKKKLPVTTLFRAIGFERDKDILEIFDLAEEIKVSKTGLKKYIGRKLAARVLNTWHEDFVDEDTGEVVSIERNEIILDRDTIIDKDNVEEIIDSNVKSILLHKEDANQADYAIIHNTLQKDPTNSEKEAVEHIYRQLRNAEPPDEETARGIIDKLFFSDQRYNLGEVGRYRMNKKLQLDIPMEKQVLTKEDIITIVKYLIELINAKADIDDIDHLSNRRVRTVGEQLSQQFGVGLARMARTIRERMNVRDNEVFTPIDLINAKTLSSVINSFFGTNQLSQFMDQTNPLAEITHKRRLSALGPGGLSRERAGFEVRDVHYTHYGRLCPIETPEGPNIGLISSLGVYAKVNGMGFIETPYRKVTNGVVDLESTPVYLSAEEEEGMLISQANIEMDNSGKITAENVIARMEGDFPVIDPEKVDYADVAPNQIASISASLIPFLEHDDANRALMGSNMMRQAVPLIRPEAPIVGTGLERQVASDSRVLINAEGDGTVEYVDANIITIKYDRSEEERMVSFESDEKTYNLIKFRKTNQGTSINLKPIVRKGDRVVLGQVLSEGYATQNGELALGRNLKVAFMPWKGYNFEDAIVISEKVVRDDIFTSIHVDDYSLEVRDTKLGNEELTNDIPNVSEEATKDLDENGMIRIGAEVKPGDILIGKITPKGESDPTPEEKLLRAIFGDKAGDVKDASLKASPSLHGVVLDKKLFARAVKDKRKRTQDKDALGALEMEFETKFVELKDKLVEKLFLIVNGKTSQGVMNDLGEEVLPKGKKYTQKMLYAVEDFAHLSKGQWVADDATNKMVNELIHNYKIKLNDLQGSLRREKFTITVGDELPAGILKLAKVYIAKKRKLKVGDKMAGRHGNKGIVARIVRHEDMPFLEDGTPVDIVLNPLGVPSRMNIGQIYETVLGWAGMNLGRKFATPIFDGASLDQINELTDEAGIPRFGHTHLYDGGTGERFHQAATVGVIYMLKLGHMVDDKMHARSIGPYSLITQQPLGGKAQFGGQRFGEMEVWALEAYGASSTLREILTVKSDDVIGRAKTYEAIVKGETMPEPGLPESFNVLMHELKGLGLDIRLEE
- the rplJ gene encoding 50S ribosomal protein L10 → MTREEKSIAIENLTAQLAGTNIVYIADISGLNADTTSKLRRACFKAGIKLEVVKNTLLAKAMEVSENEYGDLPTILTGNSAIFIAEVANAPGKIIKDFRKKSHLPLLKGAYVNSEIYIGDDQLDMLSTIKSKEELLGELIGLLQSPAQRIIAALQNKFAGQEQEETEEA